One part of the Candidatus Taylorbacteria bacterium genome encodes these proteins:
- a CDS encoding Mur ligase family protein, which produces MEKKHIHVVGIAGVATSAIAIALTNVGWKVTGSDKGFFPPVSDALEKASIPFYAGWHPEKMTQNGTPDMVMIGGSGKSSKNPEMIFAREHNIPIFSYPEIIEKYFLRANSLVCAGTWGKTTTSALLSFIFEEAGKNPTYMFGGLSRSQNESAKLSEGDWSILEGDEYTGSQTDNVAKFLHYHPTHLLMTSIFWDHADVYSTPELYFRAFEKLIEKMGKKSVIVACRDDLKATEICQKAEGAKIITYGKSDGDYRYTDVKSGKEGISFVIEMGGEKFAIRSPMLGAFQAENISGAFAMALLCGINRDTIVVSIANFKGLKRRIEKRYGGEITVIDDIAHSPQKAKAVLSTLKEIYSGNIYAVFEPNQGGRERSSLPQYAHAFKDAYEIIIPKLSSIKSKIDSSKAFNLPLQGSELAKIISQTHPKSTYIESDDKLVKHLKETARPGDCIVFLGSHSFRGMIVELIGQIQES; this is translated from the coding sequence ATGGAAAAAAAACATATTCATGTTGTCGGCATTGCGGGAGTAGCGACAAGCGCAATCGCTATTGCGCTTACAAATGTCGGATGGAAAGTCACCGGAAGCGATAAAGGTTTTTTTCCTCCTGTCTCCGACGCGCTCGAAAAAGCGAGCATCCCTTTCTATGCCGGCTGGCACCCCGAAAAAATGACTCAAAATGGCACTCCGGATATGGTCATGATCGGCGGAAGCGGAAAAAGCTCGAAGAATCCCGAAATGATTTTTGCAAGAGAGCATAACATTCCAATTTTCTCGTATCCTGAAATCATCGAAAAATATTTTCTACGCGCAAATTCGCTTGTCTGCGCCGGCACATGGGGAAAAACAACAACAAGCGCCCTCCTCTCATTCATCTTCGAAGAAGCGGGAAAAAATCCGACCTACATGTTTGGAGGTCTCTCTCGTTCTCAAAATGAATCGGCAAAATTGTCCGAGGGCGATTGGAGCATCCTCGAGGGCGATGAATACACGGGCTCGCAGACAGACAATGTGGCGAAATTTCTCCACTACCATCCTACTCACCTTCTCATGACATCAATTTTCTGGGACCATGCGGATGTGTATTCGACTCCAGAATTATATTTCAGGGCATTCGAGAAACTGATTGAAAAAATGGGGAAAAAAAGCGTCATCGTCGCATGCAGAGATGACCTCAAGGCCACGGAAATCTGCCAAAAAGCGGAAGGAGCTAAAATAATAACGTATGGGAAATCCGATGGCGACTACCGGTATACAGATGTGAAATCAGGCAAAGAGGGAATCTCTTTCGTCATAGAAATGGGCGGGGAAAAATTCGCTATCCGCTCCCCGATGCTCGGAGCTTTTCAGGCAGAGAATATTAGCGGAGCATTTGCGATGGCTCTTCTGTGTGGAATCAACCGGGACACAATAGTCGTGTCCATTGCGAATTTCAAGGGGCTCAAACGTCGAATCGAAAAAAGATATGGGGGAGAGATAACGGTAATAGACGACATCGCCCATTCTCCGCAAAAGGCAAAAGCCGTTTTGAGCACGCTCAAAGAAATATATTCGGGAAATATTTATGCTGTCTTTGAACCAAACCAAGGAGGGCGTGAGCGTTCCTCTTTGCCACAATATGCTCACGCTTTCAAAGATGCCTACGAAATCATTATCCCGAAATTAAGCTCAATCAAATCCAAAATCGACTCTTCGAAAGCTTTCAATTTGCCGTTACAAGGTAGTGAACTGGCGAAAATTATTTCCCAAACTCATCCGAAAAGCACCTACATCGAAAGCGACGATAAACTTGTAAAGCATCTCAAAGAGACAGCGAGACCCGGAGATTGCATTGTCTTTCTCGGCTCTCACAGTTTCCGAGGGATGATAGTGGAATTGATAGGGCAGATTCAAGAATCATGA
- a CDS encoding type II secretion system protein has protein sequence MKRKYRERKSSGFTLIEILVVIGIIAVLAGVVLIAVNPGRQFKLARDSQRTANVNAILNAVGQNIAENKGQFKCNGTVTTIPNSPKIITSDTSTGVDFRHCIVPDYISEIPYDPTEGSFVSGSNYNTAYVISKDANGRITASSTGEISPSISVTR, from the coding sequence ATGAAAAGAAAATATAGGGAGAGAAAATCATCTGGTTTTACATTAATCGAAATTCTTGTCGTCATTGGGATTATTGCAGTTCTAGCGGGAGTGGTTTTGATAGCGGTCAATCCCGGGAGGCAATTCAAACTTGCTCGCGATTCGCAGAGGACAGCGAACGTGAACGCGATTTTAAATGCAGTCGGTCAGAACATAGCCGAAAATAAAGGGCAATTTAAATGTAACGGAACGGTTACAACAATTCCGAACTCGCCAAAAATTATTACATCCGACACTTCCACAGGAGTTGATTTCCGTCACTGCATCGTGCCCGACTATATCTCTGAAATTCCCTATGACCCGACGGAGGGCTCCTTTGTGAGCGGTTCCAACTATAATACTGCGTATGTTATATCAAAAGATGCGAACGGAAGGATTACCGCAAGTTCGACGGGGGAGATTTCCCCTTCAATTTCGGTTACTCGATGA
- a CDS encoding phospholipase D-like domain-containing protein, producing MIGNTLTNIEGKKPDITPVTKWHFYLCAEDAWKAMSEACERATRRIDFEQFIFLPDAIGSQFAEMFIRKSKQGIKVRLLIDSGGSYAFYNSALSEKMEKEGVEIEFYNKISPLRLHNLRLWFFRDHRKLLTVDGKIGFVGGVGIADSMFGWRDTHLEITGDIVKEMENNFERMWKITIAEKFTPFPASIATKDGFAFVTNAPHNRERHIYRRIVSAIRSAKRYVYITTPYFIPDTRLFRALRHAARRGVDVRILVPKNSDHPFVDWASHFHFNKAFRSKIRIWLYTTMLHSKSIVIDDNWATIGSMNLDNYSLFFNYEANIVSEDGKFSEEIRGHFERDLAQTRELTADLWKMRGWHQKVLEFISTPFARFL from the coding sequence ATGATAGGAAATACTCTAACTAATATTGAAGGGAAAAAGCCAGATATCACCCCAGTAACTAAGTGGCATTTTTATCTTTGCGCCGAAGACGCGTGGAAGGCAATGAGCGAGGCGTGCGAGAGAGCGACACGCCGGATTGATTTCGAGCAATTTATTTTTCTTCCCGACGCCATCGGCTCTCAATTTGCCGAGATGTTCATTCGTAAATCAAAGCAAGGAATAAAAGTCCGGCTTCTCATTGACTCGGGAGGTAGCTACGCTTTTTATAATTCGGCTCTTTCGGAGAAAATGGAAAAGGAGGGCGTGGAAATAGAATTTTACAACAAAATCAGCCCGCTCCGTTTGCACAATTTGAGACTTTGGTTTTTTCGCGACCACCGCAAGCTCCTCACCGTTGACGGGAAAATAGGATTTGTCGGCGGAGTGGGCATCGCTGACTCAATGTTTGGCTGGAGGGATACTCATCTGGAAATTACGGGGGATATTGTCAAAGAAATGGAGAATAATTTTGAGAGGATGTGGAAAATAACTATTGCCGAAAAATTCACCCCTTTTCCCGCGTCCATTGCGACTAAAGATGGATTTGCGTTTGTTACCAATGCTCCGCACAATCGGGAGCGTCACATCTACCGAAGAATCGTCTCGGCAATCAGGAGCGCGAAGCGATATGTCTACATTACAACTCCCTACTTTATTCCGGACACTAGGCTCTTTAGGGCTTTGCGACATGCGGCGAGGCGCGGAGTTGATGTGAGAATTCTCGTGCCGAAAAATTCGGACCATCCGTTTGTTGACTGGGCATCGCATTTTCATTTTAATAAGGCATTCCGTTCCAAAATTCGGATATGGCTCTATACTACTATGCTCCATTCGAAGTCTATCGTCATAGATGACAATTGGGCAACAATCGGGAGCATGAATCTGGATAACTACAGCCTCTTTTTCAATTATGAAGCGAATATTGTCTCCGAGGACGGAAAATTCTCTGAAGAAATTCGGGGCCACTTCGAGCGTGATTTGGCACAAACTCGAGAGCTCACCGCGGACCTATGGAAGATGAGAGGGTGGCATCAGAAGGTTTTGGAATTTATATCAACGCCGTTTGCCCGTTTTTTGTGA
- a CDS encoding DUF817 domain-containing protein, giving the protein MNSLPHFLKEFLIFGLKQARSCIFAGSFFVVLFLSNHIPLFGLPRYDFLFLAALLIQLILYLTKLETKDEVKVIFLFHIIGLVLELYKTNPSIGSWSYPEFGYFKIATVPLYSGFMYAAIGSYISQAYKIFKLKLVNYTKYGWSVVLCVLIYVNFFTNHFVYDIRWFLIPAVFIFFSGIKVHFTVIKEERKISLSLSFILIAFFIWIAENISTYLGAWKYPDQIHVWKVVSANKVTSWFLMVIISFIIVAYLKHFKRDILKK; this is encoded by the coding sequence ATGAACAGTCTCCCACATTTTCTCAAAGAATTTCTGATATTCGGACTCAAGCAGGCCAGAAGCTGTATTTTTGCCGGGTCTTTTTTTGTTGTACTTTTTCTTTCTAACCACATTCCGCTTTTCGGCCTCCCTCGGTATGATTTTTTGTTTCTCGCGGCTCTTCTCATCCAGCTCATTCTGTATCTAACAAAGTTGGAAACAAAAGACGAGGTAAAAGTTATTTTTCTTTTTCATATAATTGGCTTGGTTTTAGAACTCTATAAAACTAATCCAAGCATTGGCTCGTGGAGTTATCCTGAATTTGGCTATTTCAAAATAGCGACCGTTCCTCTCTATAGCGGGTTTATGTACGCCGCAATCGGCAGTTATATAAGCCAGGCATATAAAATTTTTAAGTTGAAGCTTGTTAACTACACAAAATACGGATGGAGCGTGGTTCTTTGCGTTCTCATTTATGTCAATTTTTTCACCAATCATTTTGTGTATGATATCCGCTGGTTTTTAATCCCGGCGGTTTTCATTTTCTTTTCCGGGATAAAAGTGCATTTCACAGTTATTAAAGAGGAAAGGAAAATATCTCTTTCCCTTTCCTTCATTCTTATCGCTTTCTTTATCTGGATTGCCGAAAATATTTCCACCTATCTCGGGGCCTGGAAATACCCCGATCAAATCCACGTGTGGAAGGTGGTATCGGCCAATAAAGTCACCTCATGGTTCCTAATGGTAATAATCAGTTTCATTATTGTCGCGTACCTGAAACACTTCAAGAGAGATATTTTAAAAAAATAG
- a CDS encoding ABC transporter ATP-binding protein, with product MPIIEVKNLVKDFGDTRAVDGLSFSIEEGKITGLLGPNGAGKTTTIQMLLDLVTPTSGTISIFGLDMKHYREEILSKVNFSSPYVALPGSLKVWENLKTFARLYGVKNINQKIEELSDFFEIREFLPKMTSALSTGQLTRLNLTKALLNDPKLLLLDEPTSSLDPDIADKTRQMLLRIQREKGVSILYTSHNMAEVEEICERVIFINHGKLEDQGTPKELVAKYGRKDLNDVFLAIARESTKSEIRNPKNS from the coding sequence ATGCCGATTATCGAAGTTAAAAATTTAGTCAAAGATTTTGGAGACACACGGGCGGTAGACGGCCTGTCTTTTTCGATTGAGGAGGGGAAAATTACGGGTCTTTTGGGTCCGAACGGGGCAGGGAAGACGACGACCATTCAGATGCTTTTGGACCTGGTAACGCCCACGTCCGGGACAATCAGCATTTTTGGTCTAGACATGAAGCATTACAGGGAAGAAATTTTAAGCAAGGTCAATTTTTCGTCGCCCTATGTGGCGTTGCCGGGAAGTTTGAAGGTGTGGGAGAATTTGAAGACGTTTGCTCGGCTCTATGGAGTAAAAAATATCAATCAGAAAATCGAAGAACTTTCAGATTTCTTCGAAATCCGCGAGTTCCTCCCGAAGATGACCTCCGCGCTCTCCACTGGCCAGCTCACCCGCCTCAATCTCACGAAAGCCCTTTTAAACGACCCAAAGCTCCTGCTTTTGGACGAGCCGACTTCTTCCTTGGACCCCGACATCGCGGACAAGACGAGGCAAATGCTTCTTCGCATCCAGAGAGAAAAAGGAGTTTCAATTCTCTACACTTCGCACAACATGGCGGAAGTTGAGGAGATTTGCGAGAGGGTTATATTTATCAATCACGGCAAGCTCGAAGACCAGGGGACGCCGAAAGAGCTGGTGGCAAAATATGGTCGAAAGGATTTGAATGATGTTTTTTTGGCAATAGCCAGAGAAAGTACGAAATCCGAAATTCGAAATCCGAAAAATAGCTAA
- a CDS encoding ABC transporter permease: MKFHRINALLMRHLYLFQRSFPRIMDIFFWPVLELFVWGFLSMYLQKLNFTGVNIVTILLGAIIFWDLLNQAQKAVSVSFLEDVWDKNFLNIFVSPLRISEFLSATALIAIIKMAVISVVMGILAFFLYHFNIFQFGFYLIPFALNLLIFGFSLGLFTTAVILRYGTAAQILAFGFIILIQPFSAVFYPVSALPIYLQHVAYLLPSTYVFEGMRTVAATGVLPIRDLLLAFGANAVYLVVILWFFYRMFALVKVKGRLMKLD; this comes from the coding sequence ATGAAATTTCATCGCATAAATGCCCTTCTCATGCGCCATCTCTACCTCTTTCAGAGGAGTTTTCCGCGCATTATGGATATTTTTTTCTGGCCAGTGCTCGAGCTTTTTGTGTGGGGATTTTTAAGTATGTATCTGCAAAAGCTCAATTTTACAGGCGTAAATATAGTAACCATTCTTTTGGGCGCGATTATTTTTTGGGACTTGCTGAATCAGGCTCAAAAAGCCGTCTCGGTGTCATTTCTCGAGGATGTTTGGGATAAAAACTTTCTCAATATTTTCGTTTCGCCTCTTCGCATCAGCGAATTTTTATCCGCCACGGCTCTCATTGCCATCATCAAGATGGCAGTCATCAGCGTCGTCATGGGAATTCTTGCTTTTTTTCTATACCATTTCAATATATTTCAGTTTGGATTTTATCTTATTCCTTTCGCTCTGAATCTTCTTATTTTTGGTTTCAGTCTTGGACTCTTTACGACTGCGGTCATTTTGCGCTACGGAACGGCGGCGCAGATTCTTGCTTTCGGTTTTATTATTCTCATTCAGCCCTTTAGCGCGGTCTTTTATCCTGTTTCCGCTCTTCCGATTTATCTTCAGCATGTGGCGTATCTTCTCCCATCTACCTATGTTTTTGAAGGCATGAGAACTGTTGCCGCCACCGGCGTTCTTCCAATTCGTGACCTTCTGCTTGCCTTCGGAGCGAACGCGGTTTACCTCGTCGTCATTCTCTGGTTTTTCTACCGCATGTTTGCGCTAGTGAAAGTGAAAGGAAGATTGATGAAGTTAGATTGA
- the secA gene encoding preprotein translocase subunit SecA — MKFLKTLLGDHNEKTLKKHRPSAETINALEPEVKALKDEEFKEKTAKFKERIQKGETLEDILPEAFALVREASIRTLGQRHFDVQLLGGMILHNRGIAEMRTGEGKTLVATLPAYLNALEGKGVHIITVNDYLSRRDAVWMGQIYDFLGLSVGVINHESSFLYDPAHRQIQDSRIMNHESEKTENRTEEKSGNDTLDKERDQLGSFHVVHEFLRPCTRREAYEADITYGTNNEYGFDYLRDNIEYDQKNLRQRDYHYAIVDEIDSILIDEARTPLIISAPTSESENLYAQFSKVAEKMKKDEDFTVDEKFKAITLTDAGIEKAENILGVGNIYTEKGIKYVHHLETAVRAKALFELNKEYVVKDGEIIIVDEFTGRLQPGRRWSEGLHQAIEAKEGVSVQKESRTYASITFQNYFRLYGKLAGMTGTAVTSKEEFYKVYGLDTVAVPTNVMIQRADHNDLIFQTERGKFKAIAKKVKELNEKGQPILIGTVSIEKNEMLSEYLSREGVKHELLNAKNHEREGELIAQAGKFRGVTVATNIAGRGVDIKLGGNPATSEEYEKVKGQGGLFVLGTERHEARRIDNQLRGRSGRQGDPGETQFFVSLEDSLMRVFASDMMKKMMGKLGVAEDEPIENRIITRSLETAQTKIEGFHFDSRKNVLEFDDVLNIQRKAVYERRKNILTGDIIELKIEVEDLVGDVEEMKKKIEERMKLVGESEFYSAVRRLFLQTIDMFWVEHLEMMDYMRGSVNLRAYGQRDPLVEYKKEGLKLFKDMQEGINRQILEMLPNIGAHAFLKEEAELIETQKKMKLISDNGGEGEAPKSKPIVSQNAPGRNDPCPCGAINPATGNIYKYKQCGMINAPHHKG; from the coding sequence ATGAAATTTTTGAAGACGCTTTTGGGAGACCACAACGAAAAAACATTGAAAAAACACAGGCCGAGTGCAGAAACAATCAATGCCCTTGAGCCGGAAGTGAAAGCTCTAAAAGACGAGGAATTTAAGGAAAAGACGGCGAAGTTCAAAGAACGAATCCAAAAAGGAGAAACGCTGGAAGACATTCTGCCGGAAGCATTTGCCCTGGTCAGGGAGGCCTCGATACGAACACTTGGTCAGAGGCATTTTGACGTCCAGCTTCTTGGAGGAATGATTCTGCACAATAGAGGTATTGCGGAGATGCGAACGGGAGAAGGGAAAACACTTGTCGCGACGTTGCCCGCGTATTTGAATGCTCTCGAAGGAAAAGGGGTGCACATTATTACTGTCAATGATTACCTCTCTCGGAGAGACGCGGTGTGGATGGGGCAGATATACGACTTTTTGGGATTAAGTGTTGGAGTCATTAATCATGAGTCTTCGTTTTTATATGACCCGGCGCATAGGCAGATTCAAGATTCAAGAATCATGAATCATGAATCAGAAAAAACCGAGAATAGAACGGAAGAAAAATCTGGGAATGATACACTGGACAAAGAACGCGACCAGTTGGGTTCTTTCCACGTGGTGCATGAATTTTTGAGGCCGTGCACGAGACGAGAAGCGTATGAAGCGGATATCACCTACGGCACCAACAACGAGTACGGCTTCGATTACCTGCGCGACAATATCGAATACGACCAAAAAAATCTGCGACAAAGAGATTACCACTACGCAATCGTCGACGAAATCGACTCGATTCTGATTGATGAAGCCAGGACGCCTCTCATTATTTCAGCGCCGACGTCCGAATCAGAAAATCTCTATGCCCAGTTTTCAAAGGTAGCCGAGAAAATGAAAAAGGATGAGGACTTTACCGTGGACGAAAAATTTAAAGCCATCACTTTGACGGATGCGGGAATCGAGAAAGCGGAGAACATTTTGGGCGTGGGCAATATTTATACCGAAAAAGGCATCAAGTATGTTCATCACTTGGAAACTGCCGTTCGGGCGAAAGCGCTTTTTGAACTGAATAAAGAATACGTTGTCAAAGATGGCGAGATTATTATTGTGGACGAATTTACTGGTCGTCTCCAGCCGGGCAGACGTTGGTCCGAAGGATTGCATCAGGCAATAGAGGCGAAAGAAGGAGTGTCGGTGCAGAAAGAATCTCGCACCTACGCCTCCATTACATTTCAAAATTATTTTCGTCTCTACGGGAAGCTTGCCGGCATGACCGGAACTGCCGTGACGAGCAAGGAAGAATTTTACAAAGTGTACGGGCTCGACACCGTGGCCGTGCCCACCAATGTCATGATTCAGCGAGCCGACCACAACGACCTGATTTTCCAGACCGAGAGAGGGAAATTCAAGGCAATCGCGAAAAAAGTAAAGGAGCTGAACGAGAAGGGTCAGCCGATTTTGATTGGGACAGTTTCTATTGAAAAAAATGAAATGTTGAGCGAGTATTTGTCGCGGGAAGGTGTGAAGCACGAGCTTTTGAACGCCAAAAATCACGAGCGGGAAGGAGAGCTCATTGCGCAGGCGGGGAAATTTAGGGGTGTAACTGTTGCCACGAACATCGCGGGCCGAGGAGTGGACATCAAGCTCGGTGGCAATCCTGCAACCTCGGAAGAGTATGAAAAAGTGAAAGGCCAGGGCGGACTATTCGTGCTGGGAACTGAAAGGCATGAAGCGCGCAGAATAGACAATCAGCTTCGGGGGAGGTCGGGAAGACAAGGGGACCCGGGCGAAACGCAATTTTTCGTGTCTCTTGAGGACAGCTTGATGCGGGTGTTTGCATCGGATATGATGAAAAAAATGATGGGGAAGCTCGGAGTTGCGGAAGATGAGCCGATAGAAAACAGAATTATTACTCGCTCGCTTGAAACTGCCCAGACTAAGATAGAAGGATTTCATTTCGATTCACGAAAAAATGTTTTGGAATTCGACGATGTGCTGAACATCCAGCGAAAAGCCGTGTACGAGAGAAGAAAAAATATTCTGACTGGAGACATTATTGAGCTTAAAATCGAAGTAGAGGATTTGGTAGGAGATGTCGAAGAAATGAAGAAAAAAATCGAGGAGCGGATGAAACTCGTGGGGGAGTCGGAATTTTATAGCGCCGTCCGGAGGCTCTTTTTACAGACCATCGACATGTTTTGGGTGGAGCACTTGGAAATGATGGACTACATGCGCGGGTCAGTGAATCTTCGCGCATACGGCCAGAGAGACCCTTTAGTTGAATACAAAAAGGAGGGCTTGAAACTTTTTAAGGACATGCAGGAGGGCATAAATCGCCAGATTCTTGAAATGCTTCCGAATATCGGCGCCCACGCCTTTCTAAAAGAAGAAGCAGAGCTTATAGAAACCCAGAAAAAAATGAAACTTATTTCGGACAATGGTGGCGAAGGCGAGGCTCCGAAATCAAAGCCGATTGTATCTCAAAATGCTCCGGGGAGAAACGACCCGTGCCCGTGCGGAGCTATTAATCCCGCAACAGGAAACATCTACAAATACAAACAATGTGGGATGATAAACGCTCCTCACCACAAGGGCTAG